Proteins found in one uncultured Desulfuromonas sp. genomic segment:
- a CDS encoding tetratricopeptide repeat protein, whose amino-acid sequence MRRFAATCFALLLALSTPLLASADCGGRQHPRVDHVLHKSQQLLTTRNIDAAVRVLEEFTGKHPGISDFRLHARLAELYSQQNQREKARDAYHHALQDCDEPAWLWQNYGAVCWNLGDYAQAAEAFLNAHQRGADSQCYVDGLVALSYAGQHDEAAHKLFQVVRDHSDAPIDWLEAYVQISLQSRNKKQALQPLITWEARFQNAPAYWRSRTYLHLEDRDYPSAISCLRVTATLAPLTRDEQATLADLLLSADLPEQAAHHYRQLLKAVPDKRQWHEQLILCYRLMYQPHLAQAALQEAKPYVSAIYWHRTQGELSYQLGDYTNAFHHLEELLRRQPDDGAACLLQSYCALQLNRYRTARTCLNKALQFKQYRQEARSLLNWINATKES is encoded by the coding sequence ATGAGACGTTTTGCCGCCACATGTTTTGCGTTGTTGCTTGCGCTGTCCACACCGCTGCTCGCGTCCGCTGATTGCGGCGGAAGACAGCATCCGCGCGTCGACCATGTGTTGCATAAAAGTCAACAGTTACTCACCACCCGAAACATTGACGCCGCTGTGCGTGTGCTGGAAGAGTTCACTGGCAAACATCCCGGTATCAGCGACTTTCGGCTCCATGCGCGGCTGGCGGAACTGTACAGCCAACAAAATCAGCGGGAAAAAGCACGCGATGCTTATCACCATGCGCTACAAGACTGCGATGAACCTGCCTGGCTGTGGCAAAATTACGGCGCCGTGTGCTGGAATCTCGGCGACTACGCTCAGGCGGCTGAGGCGTTTCTCAATGCCCACCAGCGCGGTGCTGACAGCCAGTGTTATGTTGACGGCCTCGTGGCTCTGAGCTATGCCGGTCAGCATGACGAAGCCGCGCACAAGCTGTTTCAGGTCGTGCGCGATCATTCAGACGCGCCCATCGACTGGCTGGAAGCCTATGTTCAAATCAGCCTGCAGTCCCGGAACAAAAAACAGGCCCTGCAACCGCTCATCACCTGGGAGGCGCGCTTTCAGAACGCTCCCGCGTATTGGCGCTCTCGCACCTACCTGCACCTCGAAGACCGCGATTATCCAAGCGCCATCTCCTGCCTGCGCGTCACTGCGACGCTGGCGCCGCTGACTCGCGACGAACAAGCCACCCTGGCCGACCTGCTGCTGTCGGCGGACCTGCCTGAGCAGGCGGCGCACCACTACCGGCAGTTGCTGAAAGCCGTTCCAGATAAGCGTCAGTGGCATGAGCAACTGATTCTTTGCTACCGCCTTATGTACCAGCCTCACCTGGCCCAAGCAGCTCTACAGGAGGCGAAACCTTATGTTTCTGCAATCTATTGGCACCGCACTCAGGGAGAACTGAGCTACCAATTAGGCGATTATACCAATGCTTTTCATCACCTTGAGGAACTGCTGCGCCGCCAACCGGACGATGGTGCCGCCTGCCTGTTGCAAAGCTATTGCGCCCTACAACTCAATCGCTATCGGACAGCCCGCACCTGTCTGAACAAAGCCCTGCAATTTAAGCAATATCGACAGGAAGCACGCTCCCTTTTGAACTGGATCAACGCCACAAAAGAGTCTTAA
- a CDS encoding energy transducer TonB, protein MMRKTPRSVFVIGFLLATVINIVLFALIPNSSTPETPQPSLLRSQPVRFTPPSPQMEQPQPEEVTMPPEPTPTLPQPTLSAPMLQQPNPTLTLQAQQPELKPVTPQPQAFQKPAVFSSKALDVQPQLSYQTAPRYPLQARKRGLSGYVKLQFDVLANGEVRRLRILESQPPGVFDNAVLDAARTWSYQPGEVLGDKVRVRLVRTIVFNLEDQP, encoded by the coding sequence ATGATGCGCAAAACACCCCGTTCCGTATTTGTGATCGGTTTTCTGTTGGCCACGGTCATCAATATCGTGCTGTTCGCCCTGATTCCCAATTCCTCGACGCCCGAGACACCGCAGCCGTCCCTGTTGCGCAGCCAACCGGTGCGCTTTACGCCGCCATCGCCACAGATGGAGCAGCCACAGCCCGAAGAGGTGACCATGCCGCCAGAGCCGACCCCGACCCTGCCGCAGCCAACTCTGAGCGCACCGATGCTGCAACAGCCTAACCCGACCTTGACGTTGCAAGCGCAGCAGCCGGAGCTCAAGCCGGTGACACCGCAGCCGCAAGCGTTTCAGAAGCCGGCTGTGTTCAGCAGTAAGGCGCTCGATGTGCAACCGCAACTCAGTTACCAGACTGCGCCACGCTATCCGCTTCAGGCACGTAAACGGGGACTGAGTGGTTATGTCAAGTTGCAGTTCGATGTGTTGGCCAATGGTGAGGTGCGGCGGTTACGCATTCTTGAATCGCAGCCACCCGGCGTATTTGACAACGCAGTGCTCGACGCCGCCCGCACCTGGAGCTATCAACCCGGCGAAGTGCTGGGCGACAAGGTGCGTGTGCGTCTGGTGCGCACCATCGTGTTTAATCTGGAGGATCAACCATGA
- a CDS encoding biopolymer transporter ExbD, with product MINVRQSLRRNNNRTADINISPLIDLVFLLLIFFMVTTSFVKETGIEVERPEAGSATMAENSTILVAVTKDGEVFFDRQRVDVRTVRSHIAQALVENPGGEVIVVADKFSHTGVIVQVMDQCRLAGAKQVHLAADNGHE from the coding sequence ATGATTAATGTCAGACAAAGTTTACGCCGTAATAACAACCGCACCGCGGATATCAATATTTCACCACTCATCGACCTGGTGTTTCTGCTGTTGATCTTCTTCATGGTCACCACCAGTTTCGTCAAGGAAACCGGCATTGAGGTCGAACGCCCTGAAGCGGGCAGCGCGACCATGGCCGAGAACAGCACCATTCTCGTTGCGGTGACCAAAGACGGCGAGGTATTTTTTGACCGCCAGCGCGTCGATGTACGCACGGTGCGCAGCCATATCGCCCAGGCGCTGGTGGAAAACCCCGGCGGCGAGGTGATCGTTGTCGCTGATAAATTCAGCCATACCGGCGTTATTGTTCAGGTGATGGACCAATGCCGTCTGGCCGGGGCCAAACAGGTCCATCTGGCCGCCGACAACGGACACGAGTAA
- a CDS encoding MotA/TolQ/ExbB proton channel family protein, which translates to MDALFARGLHTLHHLSSDSAPFAYIIHGGLVMVPLLVISAVMWMLVFERVVAFHRLEFRDISMIELVHGCRDGRQISGSRGGLRSQLGRFFVGQQQGSYPLTRSRLDEYYLKTLPNIDRHIDAITTLAMVCPLLGLLGTVSGMITTFDVIALFGTGHSKALAGGISEALITTQGGLLVAIPGMFASAVLSLRARRLRERLEESIMTLKRIVES; encoded by the coding sequence ATGGATGCGTTATTTGCCCGCGGATTGCATACCTTACACCACCTGAGCAGCGACAGCGCCCCGTTCGCCTATATCATCCACGGCGGGCTGGTGATGGTGCCGTTACTGGTGATTTCGGCGGTGATGTGGATGCTGGTGTTTGAACGGGTGGTGGCCTTTCACCGCCTGGAGTTCCGCGATATCTCCATGATTGAGCTGGTGCATGGCTGCCGCGACGGCAGGCAGATATCCGGCAGCCGTGGCGGCTTGCGCTCGCAACTGGGTCGCTTTTTTGTTGGTCAGCAGCAGGGCAGCTATCCGCTGACCCGTTCGCGGCTGGATGAATATTACCTGAAGACGCTGCCGAACATCGACCGCCATATCGACGCCATCACCACCCTGGCCATGGTGTGTCCGCTGCTCGGCCTGCTCGGCACGGTCAGCGGCATGATCACCACCTTTGATGTCATCGCCCTGTTCGGCACCGGCCATTCCAAGGCCCTTGCCGGTGGTATCTCCGAAGCTCTGATCACCACCCAGGGCGGCTTGCTGGTCGCCATTCCCGGCATGTTCGCCAGCGCCGTGCTCAGTCTCCGGGCACGCCGTTTGCGCGAACGCCTGGAGGAATCCATCATGACCCTGAAACGGATTGTTGAATCATGA
- a CDS encoding MotA/TolQ/ExbB proton channel family protein, whose translation MNIAIKRLILFVAPLMALLMVMSVAQPLWAADIRAAYQQLQEQLNEQQQRQQQTARTIADERRDLKQELSAKQRAVRQLKQRIATTERTLAKAEKALSALQARQSRDHEAMNNLAAAVRVAAKQLQERLDASCFSALQPQRARALNKIFNKHYFPGLNDFDTMKRLYLEDMTQSSQVQLAQTQFTALSGIQETGPVLLVGPFLAVAAEHECPALLHYHPASHEFSIINASLSWTQRKLLNVYLAGKSDLAPLDLKAGAGLAQLTEKKTFWQRIKGGGVLVWPILLLAVIAVLISIERALFLKKVHDNTDRTMNQVNEYAEQDDWEACQKLIEGRSTPVYNVVRAGISARHEEREILESILQEAILKELPRLERALPLLNIMAAIAPLLGLLGTVTGMISTFEIINIYGTGDPRMMSGGISVALVTTMLGLVVAIPIMLLHTFLNRQVEHIIGDMEEKSVALTNIISRCQG comes from the coding sequence ATGAACATCGCCATCAAACGCCTGATCCTTTTCGTCGCCCCGCTCATGGCCTTACTCATGGTCATGAGCGTCGCCCAGCCACTGTGGGCCGCGGACATTCGCGCCGCGTATCAGCAATTGCAAGAGCAGTTGAATGAGCAGCAACAACGGCAACAGCAAACCGCCCGCACCATTGCCGATGAACGCCGCGACCTGAAACAGGAACTGTCCGCCAAGCAGCGCGCCGTCCGCCAACTGAAACAACGCATCGCCACCACCGAGCGCACCCTGGCCAAAGCCGAAAAAGCCCTGTCGGCGTTGCAGGCCCGCCAGAGTCGCGACCATGAAGCCATGAACAACCTGGCCGCAGCGGTGCGCGTGGCCGCCAAGCAATTGCAGGAAAGACTTGATGCGTCGTGCTTCAGCGCATTGCAGCCGCAACGAGCCCGCGCCCTGAACAAAATTTTCAACAAACATTATTTCCCCGGTCTGAACGATTTCGACACCATGAAACGGCTGTATCTTGAAGATATGACGCAGAGCAGCCAGGTCCAATTGGCCCAGACCCAATTCACCGCCCTGTCCGGCATCCAGGAAACCGGTCCGGTGCTGCTGGTGGGACCGTTTCTGGCCGTAGCTGCTGAGCACGAATGCCCGGCCCTGCTTCACTATCATCCGGCCAGTCATGAATTTTCCATCATCAACGCATCCCTGAGCTGGACGCAACGCAAGCTGCTCAATGTTTACCTGGCAGGAAAGAGCGATCTGGCACCGCTGGATCTCAAGGCCGGTGCCGGTCTGGCCCAACTCACCGAGAAAAAAACCTTCTGGCAGCGAATTAAAGGCGGCGGCGTGCTGGTGTGGCCGATTCTGCTGTTGGCGGTGATTGCCGTGCTGATCAGCATCGAACGGGCGCTGTTTTTGAAAAAGGTCCATGACAACACTGACCGCACCATGAACCAGGTCAACGAATATGCTGAACAGGACGACTGGGAAGCCTGCCAAAAGCTCATTGAGGGGCGCAGCACACCGGTGTACAACGTGGTCCGCGCCGGGATCAGTGCCCGCCACGAAGAACGGGAGATTCTTGAAAGCATCCTCCAGGAGGCAATTCTCAAGGAACTGCCGCGTCTGGAGCGGGCGCTGCCGTTGCTTAACATCATGGCGGCCATTGCCCCGCTGCTCGGCCTGCTCGGCACGGTGACCGGCATGATCAGCACCTTTGAGATCATCAATATCTACGGCACCGGCGACCCACGCATGATGTCCGGCGGCATCTCCGTGGCGCTTGTGACCACCATGCTCGGTCTGGTGGTGGCAATCCCCATCATGTTGCTGCATACCTTCCTCAACCGGCAGGTGGAGCACATCATCGGCGACATGGAGGAAAAATCCGTGGCCCTGACCAACATTATTTCACGGTGCCAGGGTTAG
- a CDS encoding DUF3450 domain-containing protein, with amino-acid sequence MLNTPYPKISIRSVRRLPVVAACSLLLLGGVSVLSAKAENTPQAAGLSDVASQTVASEQQTRTLQRQWSDEERALLAKIDQLTRQEAMLGQQVERLDHRLQQKQEQIDAQTRRAEETEKLRQGLQNWFQISAQELEQNLAASQPFLADERRKRLDDLHTVLLDGDIAVHEQFRRLMEVFQVEAEYGYTSEVYRDKITIDQQQREVDMLRLGRLSLFFTTPDGEQGGVFDPLEKRFVYLPDSMVADLNQARQQINGQTSEALTLLPVGRIQP; translated from the coding sequence GTGCTAAACACACCATATCCCAAAATATCCATCCGCAGCGTTCGTCGGCTCCCGGTCGTTGCCGCGTGTTCCCTGCTCTTACTGGGCGGCGTTTCCGTCCTGAGCGCCAAAGCTGAGAACACGCCTCAGGCGGCAGGCCTGTCTGATGTGGCCAGTCAGACCGTGGCCAGTGAGCAACAGACCCGCACCTTGCAACGCCAATGGAGTGACGAAGAGCGCGCCCTGCTGGCGAAAATCGATCAACTGACGCGCCAGGAAGCCATGTTGGGCCAACAGGTCGAACGCCTTGATCATCGCCTGCAACAGAAACAGGAACAGATTGACGCCCAGACCCGCCGCGCCGAAGAAACCGAAAAACTGCGCCAGGGCCTGCAGAACTGGTTTCAAATTTCGGCCCAGGAGCTGGAACAAAATCTAGCGGCCAGCCAGCCGTTTCTCGCCGATGAACGGCGCAAACGATTGGATGACCTGCACACCGTGCTGCTCGATGGCGACATCGCCGTACATGAACAGTTCCGCCGTTTGATGGAAGTGTTTCAGGTCGAGGCGGAATACGGCTACACCAGCGAAGTCTATCGCGACAAAATCACCATTGATCAGCAACAACGTGAGGTGGATATGCTGCGACTCGGTCGGCTATCGCTATTTTTTACCACGCCTGACGGCGAACAGGGCGGGGTGTTTGATCCTTTGGAAAAACGTTTTGTCTACCTGCCGGATTCAATGGTTGCCGACCTCAATCAGGCACGACAACAGATCAACGGACAGACGTCTGAAGCGTTAACCCTGCTGCCCGTGGGGAGGATTCAGCCATGA
- a CDS encoding amino acid permease, which yields MSSRRPQLTRQIGLLSALVLVIANMVGSGVFTTSGFILTELGSPATLMWCWLLGGAFALTGALCYGELGAMLPEAGGEYAYLSRAFGPLPAFLSGWISLIVGFSAPIAAAAIAFATYFLGGGRASWFELDAFGMTLIRVSPVTLLACATVIGLSLVHVHSVRLGKRVQNALTLFKIVFIALFILGGFAWGHGSFSHLGESLSADGWSASGFAVSLIFVSFAYSGWNAAAYLGSEITRPERNLPLALVGGTVLVMGLYLLLNMVFIYALPPQAMSGTLEVGLSAATALFGNTIGTLFAQAIALGLLSVLSAMIMAGPRVYFAMARDNLFFQRCAQVHKTRHTPAEAIAFQAVIAIGIIVSTAYDTLLIYVGFTLSLSAMTTVLGLIRLRRLAPDLPRPYRTFGYPLTPAIFILGNLWIMVYTIHSRPMVGLAGIVTIGVGGLLYLIARQRGQVTANGVFTRQRADEPGN from the coding sequence ATGAGTTCTCGCCGTCCGCAACTGACCCGGCAGATCGGCCTATTGTCGGCCCTGGTGTTGGTGATCGCCAACATGGTCGGCAGCGGCGTGTTCACGACCTCCGGGTTTATCCTCACCGAGCTGGGCAGCCCCGCCACCTTGATGTGGTGCTGGCTGCTCGGCGGTGCCTTCGCCCTCACCGGAGCCCTGTGCTACGGTGAGCTGGGCGCCATGTTACCCGAGGCGGGTGGCGAATATGCCTACCTGTCACGGGCGTTCGGCCCCCTGCCCGCATTTTTGTCGGGCTGGATCTCGCTGATTGTCGGCTTTTCCGCGCCCATTGCCGCTGCGGCCATCGCCTTTGCCACCTACTTTCTCGGCGGCGGCAGAGCGTCCTGGTTTGAACTGGACGCGTTCGGCATGACCCTGATCCGCGTGTCGCCGGTCACGTTGTTAGCCTGTGCCACGGTGATTGGCCTGTCGCTGGTCCACGTTCACAGCGTCCGCCTCGGCAAACGGGTACAGAACGCCCTGACCCTGTTCAAAATCGTCTTTATCGCTCTGTTCATCCTTGGCGGTTTTGCCTGGGGGCACGGCAGCTTCAGCCATCTGGGTGAATCACTCTCCGCAGACGGCTGGAGCGCTTCGGGTTTTGCCGTGTCGCTGATTTTCGTCTCCTTTGCCTACAGCGGCTGGAATGCCGCCGCGTATCTCGGCAGTGAGATCACCCGCCCGGAGCGCAACCTGCCCCTGGCGCTGGTCGGCGGCACCGTGCTGGTGATGGGTCTGTACCTGCTGCTGAATATGGTATTCATCTATGCCCTGCCACCGCAGGCCATGAGCGGCACCCTTGAAGTGGGCCTCAGTGCGGCCACCGCCCTGTTCGGCAACACCATCGGCACCCTGTTTGCCCAGGCCATCGCCCTTGGCCTGCTGTCGGTGCTCAGCGCCATGATCATGGCCGGGCCACGGGTCTATTTCGCCATGGCGCGCGACAACCTGTTTTTTCAGCGTTGCGCCCAGGTCCACAAAACACGTCACACTCCGGCGGAAGCCATCGCCTTTCAGGCGGTGATCGCCATCGGTATCATTGTGTCCACGGCCTACGATACTTTGCTGATTTACGTCGGCTTTACCCTGTCATTGTCGGCCATGACCACGGTGCTCGGCCTGATCCGTTTGCGCCGCCTGGCGCCTGACCTGCCGCGGCCGTATCGCACCTTTGGCTATCCGCTGACACCGGCAATTTTCATCCTCGGCAACCTGTGGATCATGGTTTACACCATCCACAGCCGCCCCATGGTCGGCTTGGCCGGTATCGTCACCATCGGCGTTGGCGGTCTGCTCTACCTGATCGCCCGTCAGCGTGGTCAGGTTACGGCCAACGGCGTGTTCACCCGCCAGCGCGCGGATGAGCCGGGCAATTGA
- a CDS encoding SAM-dependent methyltransferase, translated as MPHYRLKPCSVLFCIILTVVLTFTGVAMAAQTGTLKLVSVGIGDRDNMTLRAHKAIVNADVFLAMHPEQTRAKLADLIGDKPLHDAGHGLFGRLGRRGSAEQRAAQQDKTRQIIRSAVAGGKHVVILDYGDSTIYGPQTGYLKEFADLNPEVVPGISSFNAANAALKCGITSGSQSHSVIITAAMGAREGYKGKDTLTKLAETQSTMVFFTMGLNLSEVVKQLKTQYDATTPMAIVLYAGSSDKEQVIRGTLNTITSQVDDDKLPFEHLIYVGDFLR; from the coding sequence ATGCCACACTATCGTCTAAAACCTTGCTCAGTTTTGTTCTGTATCATCCTGACAGTGGTTCTGACCTTCACCGGAGTCGCCATGGCAGCACAAACCGGCACCCTCAAATTGGTCAGCGTCGGTATCGGCGACCGCGACAATATGACCCTGCGCGCGCATAAAGCCATTGTCAACGCCGATGTGTTTCTGGCCATGCACCCTGAACAAACCCGCGCCAAGCTGGCCGATCTGATCGGCGACAAGCCACTGCACGATGCCGGTCATGGTCTGTTTGGCCGTCTCGGCCGTCGCGGCAGTGCCGAGCAACGCGCCGCCCAACAGGATAAAACCCGCCAGATTATCCGTAGTGCCGTCGCTGGCGGCAAACATGTGGTGATCCTCGATTATGGCGATTCCACCATCTACGGTCCGCAGACCGGCTATCTCAAAGAGTTCGCCGACCTCAACCCCGAAGTGGTGCCCGGCATCTCCAGCTTCAACGCCGCCAATGCCGCGTTAAAATGCGGCATCACCAGCGGTAGCCAGAGCCACTCGGTGATCATCACTGCAGCCATGGGTGCCCGTGAGGGCTACAAAGGCAAAGATACCTTGACCAAACTGGCTGAAACCCAGTCAACCATGGTGTTCTTCACCATGGGGCTGAACCTGTCCGAGGTGGTCAAACAACTCAAAACCCAGTACGACGCGACAACACCCATGGCCATTGTGCTCTACGCCGGTTCCTCGGACAAAGAGCAGGTGATTCGTGGCACCCTCAATACCATCACGTCACAGGTTGATGACGACAAACTGCCGTTTGAACACCTGATCTACGTCGGAGATTTTCTGCGATGA
- a CDS encoding TonB-dependent receptor yields the protein MKKRVSTLVYSTFITGWLVCASSVFAEAAPTVIEEETMEVNATSIEQNRARQVDLDQAQRNLAMDMADVLRDEPAIQIGGGTRNAQRFYLRGIEASNLNIRIDGASQGRNLFQHRGATGGMDADLLKAVTVETLPSSDQGGGGLGGSIKFETMDAQDLATGDRPVGARLKVSHSSVDDAIAGAATGYGLYGNSGLLVHISGTNSEDYTSGDGDEVHGSAGRDRDYFAKFSLVDQAGHSLRLSAEKNENSGLYRWGAGDSSYSDTATLNYQISERQTQVLDYRYTMPSSTLVAVRLNLFHNEQSLENSDNNTETETEGYGGELRNTAHFSLGATDHELTVGGDFYQEDGSYEASGSSRGDDNRSETFGLFIQERMAIGRLLLSAGLRYDDYSADFGAETIDGDELSPSAGAEFELGYGLTLFGGYGESVRSSGVIPVQWLVSAVDDATFNQQPGKDSYGKSFEPETSQRYEGGLRFERDNLLRRGDSFEAELTVFKTEIDDLIAQIGGRRGAPVSGFYNDDTIEVNGWELRLAWQLSDFRTSVSYTRARAEDDNGDLIGASVGNRTAATTGDRLMWDTSWQVRPDFSCGYTLDAMAGLDKDDIDRSGYVLHHLQAEWTTSIDGLSVQLAVRNLFDRRYSDQTSVGTDSTAVYEPGRDVRLAMTYHF from the coding sequence ATGAAGAAACGTGTATCCACCCTTGTGTACAGCACCTTCATCACCGGGTGGCTGGTGTGCGCTTCAAGCGTTTTCGCCGAAGCAGCGCCAACAGTGATTGAAGAAGAAACCATGGAAGTCAATGCAACAAGCATTGAACAAAATCGCGCTCGTCAGGTCGACCTGGATCAGGCTCAGCGCAATCTGGCCATGGATATGGCCGATGTTCTGCGCGATGAACCCGCGATTCAAATCGGCGGCGGCACCCGCAATGCCCAGCGTTTTTATCTGCGCGGCATTGAAGCGAGCAATCTGAATATCCGCATCGACGGCGCCTCTCAAGGGCGCAACCTGTTTCAGCATCGCGGCGCAACCGGCGGCATGGATGCCGATCTGCTCAAGGCGGTGACCGTCGAAACCCTCCCCTCTTCGGACCAGGGCGGCGGAGGCCTGGGCGGCAGCATCAAATTCGAAACCATGGATGCCCAGGATCTAGCCACCGGTGATCGCCCGGTGGGGGCACGACTTAAAGTGAGTCACAGCAGTGTCGATGATGCCATCGCCGGTGCGGCAACAGGCTACGGCCTCTACGGCAACAGCGGCCTGCTGGTGCATATCAGCGGGACCAATAGCGAGGATTACACCAGCGGCGACGGCGACGAGGTGCATGGTTCGGCCGGACGTGACCGGGATTATTTTGCCAAGTTCAGTCTGGTGGATCAGGCCGGACACAGCCTGCGCCTGAGCGCGGAAAAGAATGAAAACAGCGGCTTGTACCGCTGGGGCGCCGGTGACAGCAGCTACAGTGATACCGCGACGCTCAACTATCAGATCAGCGAACGCCAGACCCAGGTGCTGGACTACCGCTACACCATGCCGTCCTCTACTCTGGTCGCTGTTCGTCTCAATCTGTTCCACAACGAACAGTCCCTGGAAAACAGTGACAACAATACGGAAACGGAAACCGAAGGCTATGGCGGCGAGCTGCGCAACACAGCCCATTTCTCACTTGGCGCAACGGACCATGAGTTGACCGTGGGGGGCGATTTCTATCAGGAAGACGGCAGCTATGAAGCGTCCGGCTCCAGTCGCGGCGATGACAATCGCAGCGAAACTTTCGGCCTGTTTATCCAGGAACGCATGGCCATCGGCCGCCTGCTCTTGTCCGCCGGGCTGCGTTATGACGATTACTCCGCCGATTTCGGTGCCGAAACCATTGACGGCGATGAATTGTCACCAAGTGCCGGTGCCGAATTTGAGCTGGGCTATGGTCTGACCCTGTTCGGCGGCTATGGCGAATCGGTGCGCAGCAGCGGTGTTATCCCGGTGCAGTGGCTGGTTTCTGCGGTGGACGATGCCACCTTCAACCAACAACCGGGCAAGGACAGTTACGGTAAAAGCTTTGAACCGGAAACCTCACAACGCTACGAAGGCGGACTGCGCTTCGAGCGGGATAACCTGCTGCGTCGCGGTGATTCTTTCGAAGCCGAACTCACCGTGTTCAAAACCGAAATCGATGATCTCATCGCCCAGATCGGCGGGCGACGTGGTGCCCCTGTCAGCGGTTTTTACAATGATGACACCATTGAGGTCAACGGCTGGGAGCTGCGTCTGGCATGGCAACTGAGTGACTTTCGCACCAGCGTTTCTTACACCCGTGCCCGTGCCGAAGATGACAACGGCGACTTGATCGGCGCCAGTGTCGGCAACCGCACCGCCGCCACCACCGGCGACCGGTTGATGTGGGATACCTCCTGGCAAGTACGGCCAGACTTTTCCTGCGGTTACACCCTTGATGCCATGGCCGGTCTCGACAAAGACGATATCGACCGCAGTGGCTACGTGCTTCATCATCTCCAAGCCGAGTGGACCACATCAATTGACGGCTTAAGCGTGCAGTTGGCGGTGCGCAACCTGTTTGACCGCCGCTACAGCGATCAGACCAGTGTCGGCACCGACAGCACCGCCGTTTACGAGCCGGGACGCGATGTTCGTCTGGCCATGACCTATCACTTTTAA
- a CDS encoding type II secretion system protein GspG, whose protein sequence is MGNITIILITLIALAGALGNAPDEVQSVYSEAISSGRYLATAGDLRSISNMLDYEYLRRGRYPRQDRFEHWMSKNFKESQIKEITHDHWDRPLRYVVAKDLQSYTLTSYGPDGIADNKDDLYVTGP, encoded by the coding sequence TTGGGAAACATAACCATTATTTTAATCACTCTCATTGCTCTGGCCGGAGCACTCGGCAATGCCCCGGACGAGGTGCAATCCGTGTACAGCGAAGCCATTTCCTCCGGGCGCTATCTGGCCACGGCCGGCGATCTGCGTTCCATTTCCAACATGCTTGATTACGAATACCTCCGTCGCGGCCGCTATCCGCGTCAGGATCGGTTTGAGCACTGGATGAGCAAGAATTTCAAAGAAAGCCAGATCAAAGAAATCACTCATGATCATTGGGATCGGCCTTTACGTTATGTTGTGGCCAAGGACCTGCAGTCCTACACGCTGACCAGTTACGGTCCTGACGGCATTGCCGACAACAAAGATGATTTATACGTCACCGGTCCCTGA
- a CDS encoding peptidylprolyl isomerase produces MKYLLLTVLTALLLSACQETSQPNAVTLVEFDGGSLTDLDVQAHYQKMRKNPKFRDRPDLLAPESVFEHALNMEMIIALGLDKKLHLNPYVREEIHNHMSQLFLRLLQDELIDAIDRNSISDEEARAFYDENQHLYQKKALYRVSTFALDKEQADEAVAAIRNGVLSFAEAAQRYALSEKEQHSGGAIGSRALERFRPHWREQVAALEEGQVAGPIELDGDWRLLLLHSKSAPYQYSFEEKKEYIRNDLLYQRYQDAWQEVYERLSRQFHVRIDQKALTDFYRDGINAPQEEQR; encoded by the coding sequence ATGAAATACCTGTTACTGACTGTCCTGACGGCGCTGCTGCTGAGCGCCTGCCAGGAAACCTCCCAACCCAATGCCGTCACTCTGGTTGAATTCGACGGCGGCAGCCTGACGGACCTGGATGTTCAGGCGCATTACCAAAAAATGCGTAAAAATCCGAAGTTTCGTGACAGGCCGGACCTGCTCGCCCCGGAAAGCGTCTTTGAACATGCCTTGAACATGGAGATGATTATCGCGCTGGGCCTGGATAAAAAACTGCACCTCAATCCCTATGTGCGCGAAGAAATTCACAACCACATGAGCCAGTTGTTTTTGCGGTTGCTTCAGGACGAACTGATTGATGCCATTGACCGCAACAGTATCAGCGATGAAGAAGCCCGGGCTTTTTATGATGAGAACCAGCATCTGTATCAAAAAAAAGCCCTCTACCGGGTCTCCACTTTTGCTCTGGACAAAGAGCAGGCGGATGAAGCGGTGGCGGCCATTCGCAATGGTGTGCTGAGTTTCGCTGAAGCGGCGCAACGTTATGCCCTCAGCGAAAAGGAACAGCACAGCGGCGGCGCTATTGGATCTCGGGCGCTGGAGCGTTTTCGCCCGCACTGGCGTGAACAGGTGGCAGCGCTTGAAGAAGGCCAAGTCGCCGGCCCCATCGAACTGGACGGCGACTGGCGCCTGCTGCTGCTCCACAGCAAATCCGCGCCCTATCAGTATAGCTTCGAAGAGAAAAAAGAATATATCCGCAACGACCTGCTTTACCAACGCTATCAGGACGCCTGGCAAGAAGTTTATGAGCGGTTAAGCCGTCAGTTTCACGTCAGAATCGACCAAAAGGCGTTAACGGACTTTTATCGCGACGGCATCAACGCTCCACAGGAGGAACAACGATGA